From Zalophus californianus isolate mZalCal1 chromosome 16, mZalCal1.pri.v2, whole genome shotgun sequence, one genomic window encodes:
- the ABCC3 gene encoding canalicular multispecific organic anion transporter 2 isoform X8, whose protein sequence is MDALCGSKFWDSNLSVHTNNPDLTLCFQNSLLAWAPCIYLWAALPCYLLYLQHHDRGYIVLSQLSRLKTALGVLLWCVSWADLFYSFHGLAHGWAPAPIFFVTPLVVGITMLLATLLIQYDRLRGVQSSWVLIIFWFLCVVCAIVPFRSKILSAMAKGKISDSFRFTTFYIYFALVLFALILSCFREKPPFFSPKNVNPNPCPELSAGFLSRLSFWWFTKMAILGYRRPLEEQDLWSLKEEDCSQKVVRRLLEAWKKLQKQDAGRKAAAASGKRVSGEDEVLLGGQPRPQQPSFLWALLATFCSSILISMCLKVIQDLLSFVNPQLLSILIRFISNPMAPTWWGFLVAGLMFVCSMMQTVILQQYFHLIFVMGVKLRMAIIGVIYRKALVITNSAKRESSVGEIINLMSVDAQRFMDLAPFLHLLWSAPLQIILAIYFLWQNLGPSILAGVALMVLLIPLNGAVAMKMRAFQVEQMKFKDSRIKLMSEILAGIKVLKLYAWEPSFSEKVEGIREDELQLLRKSAYLQAISTFTWVCTPFLVTLTTLGVYVSVDQNNVLDAEKAFVSVSLFNILKIPLNMLPQLISNLIQTSVSLKRIQHFLNQDELDPQCVERKTITPGYAVTIHNGTFTWAQNLPPTLHSLDIQVPKGALVAVVGPVGCGKSSLVSALLGEMEKLEGTVCVKGSVAYVPQQAWIQNCTLQENVLFGRALDPTRYQRALEACAMLADLEMLPGGDQTEIGEKGINLSGGQRQRVSLARAVYSEADLFLLDDPLSAVDSHVAKHIFDRVIGPEGVLAGKGYVPRMVEMVAGCLLPRHGCW, encoded by the exons ATGGACGCCCTGTGCGGCTCCAAGTTCTGG GACTCCAATCTGTCTGTGCACACCAACAACCCGGACCTCACTCTCTGCTTCCAGAACTCTCTGCTGGCCTGGGCGCCCTGCATCTACCTGTGGGCCGCCCTGCCCTGCTACCTGCTCTACCTTCAGCACCATGACCGAGGCTACATCGTCCTCTCCCAACTCTCCAGGCTCAAGACG GCCTTGGGCGTCCTGCTGTGGTGCGTCTCCTGGGCTGACCTCTTCTACTCCTTCCACGGCCTGGCCCACGGCTGGGCCCCTGCCCCCATCTTCTTTGTCACCCCCTTGGTGGTGGGGATCACCATG CTGCTGGCCACCCTGCTAATCCAGTATGACCGGCTACGGGGGGTACAGTCCTCGTGGGTCCTCATCATCTTCTGGTTTCTATGTGTGGTCTGTGCCATCGTCCCCTTCCGCTCCAAGATCCTTTCGGCCATGGCAAAg GGCAAGATCTCAGACTCCTTCCGCTTCACCACCTTCTACATCTACTTCGCCCTGGTGCTCTTTGCTCTCATCCTGTCCTGCTTCAGGGAGAAGCCaccatttttctccccaaagaaTGTCAACCCT AATCCCTGTCCAGAACTCAGCGCTGGCTTCCTCTCCCGCCTGTCTTTCTGGTGGTTCACAAA GATGGCCATCCTTGGCTACCGGAGACCCCTGGAGGAGCAGGACCTCTGGTCCCTGAAGGAGGAGGACTGTTCGCAGAAGGTGGTGCGCAGGCTGCTGGAGGCCTGGAAGAAGCTTCAGAAGCAGGACGCGGG ACGCAAGGCTGCGGCGGCATCCGGGAAGAGAGTGTCCGGTGAGGATGAGGTGCTGCTGGGGGGCCAGCCCAGGCCCCAGCAGCCCTCCTTCCTGTGGGCCCTGCTGGCCACCTTCTGTTCCAGCATCCTCATCAGCATGTGCCTCAAGGTGATCCAGGACCTGCTCTCCTTCGTCAATCCACAGCTGCTCAG CATCCTGATCAGGTTTATCTCCAACCCCATGGCCCCCACCTGGTGGGGCTTCCTGGTGGCCGGGCTGATGTTCGTGTGCTCCATGATGCAGACTGTGATCTTACAGCAGTATTTCCACCTCATCTTTGTGATGGGGGTGAAACTTCGGATGGCGATCATAGGTGTCATCTATAGGAAG GCTCTGGTTATCACCAATTCAGCCAAGCGGGAGTCGTCTGTGGGAGAAATTATCAACCTCATGTCTGTGGACGCCCAGCGCTTCATGGACCttgctcccttcctccacctgctGTGGTCCGCACCCCTGCAGATCATCCTGGCCATCTACTTCCTCTGGCAG AACCTGGGTCCCTCCATCTTGGCTGGGGTGGCTCTCATGGTCTTGCTGATCCCACTCAATGGAGCTGTGGCCATGAAGATGCGTGCTTTCCAG GTAGAGCAAATGAAGTTCAAGGACTCACGCATCAAGCTGATGAGCGAGATCCTGGCTGGCATCAAGGTGCTAAAGCTGTATGCCTGGGAGCCCAGTTTCTCGGAGAAGGTGGAGGGCATCCGGGAGGACGAGCTCCAGCTGCTGCGCAAGTCTGCCTACCTCCAAGCCATCTCCACCTTCACCTGGGTCTGCACCCCCTTCCTG gtgaCCCTGACCACCCTTGGGGTGTATGTGTCTGTGGACCAAAACAACGTGCTAGATGCTGAGAAGGCCTTTGTGTCCGTGTCCctgttcaatattttaaagattccCCTCAACATGCTGCCCCAGTTAATCAGCAACCTGATCCAG ACCAGTGTGTCTCTGAAACGGATCCAGCATTTCCTGAACCAAGATGAACTTGACCCCCAGTGTGTGGAAAGAAAGACCATCACCCCAG GCTACGCTGTCACCATACACAATGGCACCTTCACCTGGGCCCAGAACCTGCCCCCGACCCTGCACAG CCTAGACATCCAGGTGCCAAAAGGGGCACTGGTGGCCGTGGTGGGGCCCGTGGGCTGTGGGAAGTCCTCGCTGGTGTCTGCCCTGCTgggagagatggagaaactggaagGCACGGTGTGTGTGAAG GGCTCCGTGGCCTATGTGCCCCAGCAGGCATGGATCCAGAACTGCACACTTCAGGAAAACGTACTGTTTGGCCGAGCCCTGGACCCCACGCGGTACCAACGGGCTCTGGAAGCCTGTGCCATGCTAGCCGACCTGGAGATGCTCCCTGGCGGGGACCAGACAGAGATTGGAGAGAAG